The Achromobacter deleyi region TGGCCATGTTCCAGCTTCTTGCCGCAAAACACATAGTCGAACGGCACGAAGGCGCCGCCGGCGCCCGCGGCGAAGCGCGGCAGCGTTTCGCGTATCTCGGCGGCCAGGCCGGGTGTCATTTCCTCGTCGGCATCGACATACAGCACCACGGGGTGCGTGAACGGCAATTGCTCGAGGCACCACTGCTTCTTCTTGGGGTATTTTCCATCCCACTGGAAATTCGAGACGCGGGCGCCCAGCGCCGTCGCCATCGCGCAGGTCGCGTCGGTGCTGTTGGAGTCCACCACGAAGACCTCGTCGAATTCCACGAGGGCTTTCAGGCACTTGCCGATGTTGCGTTCCTCATTCTTCGTCATGACCACGACGGATACCGGTATCTTCTGCATGATGCTGTCCTATTCAGGGCGTGCCGCGTTGCATGAGTGGCTGAAATAGCTCAATGACGTTGCGGCAGTGCCGCTCCAGGGAAAAGGCGTCCGCTCGCTCCGGGCCCTGGGCGGCCAGTTTCTTGCGCATGTCGCCGTCGTAGGCCAGGCGCCGCACCGCCTCGGCCAGCGCGGCGGCGTCGCCGACCGGCACCAGCAGGCCGTAGCGGCCCGCGTCCAGGATCTCGGCGGGGCCGTGCGGACAATCGGTAGAGATCACGGGCACGCCCAGGCACAGCGCTTCCACCAGGACATTGCCGAAGCTCTCGCGGATGGACGTCAGCGCGAAGGCGCCGGCGCCGGCGATCATCGGGAACGGGTTGTCGATATGGCCCGCCAGGGTGACCGGGCTGCGCGACGCCTTGTCGTCGATCCGCTTTTGCAGGGCGGCGTGTTCGGATCCTTCGCCCAGGATGGTGAAGCTGATGCCGGGATCGTCCAGCAGGGCGGCGGCGTCGATCAGCGTGGCGTAATCCTTGACGGCTTCCAGCCGGCCGACGGCCACCACCTGATAGGGCGAGTCGCCGCCGGCGCCGGCCTGCTGCCCGGCGCTCTGCTGGCGCACGTTGTCCAGCGGCACGCCGTTGTAGATGGTGTGCACCTTGCCGCGCAGCGGGGGGAACATGCTGACCAGGTCTTCCTTGACGCCGCGCGACACGCCCACCACCGCGTCGTGCCGCCGATAGGTCTGGCTGACCAGCCAGCATTTCAGGCGCCGCATGCGCGAGGCGCCGTAATGGATGGCCGGGCTGCTGTGCTCGAAGGCCACCGTCTTGAAGTTGCCGCGCAGGATTTTCCTGGCCAGCACGACCAGCATGTTGCACAGCAGGCCGTGCGAGCAGACGATGGCCGGTTTGTCGCGGCGTATCTGGGCCAGCAGGCGAAAAAAAGCCAGGGGCAGCATGAGCCGCAGCTTGGTTGGGGATTCGATGACGGGCAGTGCGCGCGTGACCTTGGGGTTGGCGATGGGGTATTCGCGGTTGCGGGAGCGCAGCAGGAACAGGGAGGAATCCACCCCCTGTTCCGGCAGGGCATCCACGATGAAGGCGACGCATCTTCCGACGCCACCGTGCAAGTCTGGCGCGACAAACAAGACATCAGGCATGGGGTATTACTCGTGTTGGCGCCCGGCGCACGGCGCCCGGGCGATGGCTGGGGACGGGCGGCTCGTTACGAGGTACAGGCATGATCTGCGCATTGCGCATCAGCGACAGGCAATAGCACAGCAGGAATCCGGTGAAGGCGGTCTTGGGCGCATAGGCCAGACCGCCGGACAGCGAATCAATGAATATGTAGATCGGGGCCGTGGCAAGCAGGTAGCGCCGGTGCATCTCCAGTCCGGGATGCGCATAGCGTCTCAGCAGCGAGAGCAGCAGGATCAGCAGCGGCGGCAGCATGATCATGATCGTGCCAACCACGCCGAATTTCATCAGGTAGAAGGCCCAGGAGTTGTGCGCGAACGTGCTCAGCTCGAAGCCATTCTCGCCCATGACCCAGCTCCGGAAGCCCGCGCCCTTGCCGAACACGGGGCTTTCCGCGAAGAAGTCCATCTGCCCCTCCATTTCCTGGATGCGGGCGCCGTAGCTGGAGTCCTCGTCCAGCTTTTCGACGCTGAAGATGCGGTTGGCCAGCACATCCAGGTAGCCGATGCTGGCGAAGATCAGCACGCCGGCGACGGCCGCGGGCGCAAAGATCAGCACGGCGCGGCGCCGGATGTCGGAGTTGCCCGCCAGCATCACGGCGATCAGGACGGAGATTGCAAGCTGCAGGTACTGGCTGCGGTTCAGCGAGAACACCAGCGCCATCACCATGTACACCGTCAGCGCGTACGCCTTCGGACCCGACACGTTCAGCGTGCGCCGGAAGTACAGCAGCGACACCACGCCCATGGGAATGGCCCACACGCCCAGCCGCACATTGCGCAGCGGATTGGCCACGCTGAAGCCCTGCGCCTGCTCCAGCAGCATCAGCGTGGCGACCGCCAGGCTGGCGGCCACGATGTACTTCTGCAGCACCGCATAGGCGGCCGGGCTGTCGATGTCCTTGTAGCAAAGAAAGGGCGTACACAAGAAATAGAAGACGATGCGCAGGTCCCGCGCCACGTCGCCGGTCTCTATGCCTGGGTGGTCCACGGACACCAGCAGCAGGTAGATCACTGACATGGCCTGGAACGCCAGCAGCATGCCCAGCGCGCCGCGCGGCAGCGCGTAGGCGCCGGGCTCGGCCAGCCTCAGCGCCTTCACAGCCAGCATGGCGACGAACAGCACGTCGAAGGGCGACAGCTTGAAGCTGCCCACCCCCAGGATGAACCGGTCGTCGTTCAAGGCGAGCGCGGTGAACACGAAGAGGCCCAGCAGGTGCAGGGTGGAGAAGCGGCGGCGCGGGTTCATTGCAGCTCCTAATGCGCAGCCCAGTCGTCACGCCCGAAAATCTTGGTGGTCAGCTTTTCGAGCAGGTACGACAGGTCTCCTTGCCGGGCGTGGGCCGCCACCTTGGAAGCGCGGCAGGACAGTTCGAACAGCCGTCCCAGGCCCGGTTCGGTGCGCCGGATGCGGGTGACGATCTGCTCGCGCTCTTCCAGCAGCACGTCCTGCATCAGCGCGGTCTTGGTCTCGTCGTGGGCGGTGTAGACGCCCAATGCATCCGGAACGATCAGGTTCTTGCCTTCGCGTAGCAGGCGGCTCCACAGCTCCAGGTCCATGCAGTAGCGCATGCTTTCCTGCAGCAGGCCGTACTTGCGCAGCAGGTCGCGGCGAAAGATCGCGGACTGGTTGGGAATGGACGCCTTCACCACTGTCAGCGTGCCGCGATTGACGGGGGTGTAGTGGATCTTGCGGAAGATGCGGTTGTCGGCGTCCGCCACGAAGAGATTGCCGCTGACGATGGGCGCGCGGCCGCGCGCCGCCGCCGCGCCCAGCTTGCGCAGCGCGCCGGGGAAGTACAGGTCGTCCGAGTTCTGCCAGCCGACGTAGTCGCCGGTGGCGCGTTCGAAGCCCTTGTTGATGGCGTGGGACTGGCCGCGGTCCGGGGTGCTTTCCCAGTACGTCAGGTAGCGCTCGTACTTCTTGATGATGTCCACGCTGCCATCGGTGGAGCCGCCGTCGATGATGATGTACTCCAGCCGCGGATAGCCCTGGTTCAGCACGGACAGGATGGTGCGCTCCAGGAACTTGGCCTGGTTGAACGAGGGGGTCACGATGGTCACTTTGGGCAGCAGGCCGCTGGCGATGGGCGCTGGCGGGCGGAGCTCGCGGACGAAGTCGATGAGCTGGCGTGAATACTCGTTATGGCGCTTGCGCATGTAGGACCTCAGCATGTTGGTTATCGGGTGGCCGCAGGCATGGCGCCCGGAAAGTCGGGGCGGGATTGACGGATGGCGAGGGCCACGCCGGCCAGCGTGATCGCCGCGTAGGCCATGCGGCCCCAAGCCGCGGCGTGTTCCCCCGCCACGTGTACCAGTCCCGCCATGACGCACAGCATCGCCAGGCCGCCCAGTCCGTTCAGGATTGCGACGGCGCGGGAGTTGCCGAGCCCAAGGAGGGAGAAATGCGCCGCGGCGTTCAGGGACAACAGGCCCGAAGCCACGATGAGCAGCTGGAAGGTGCCGAGATGGCCGGTGGCGACGTTGTCGCCCAGCAGCAGGTTCAGCAGCGGCCGGCTGACCGCCAGCACCGCCAGCGTGGCGCCGGCCGACAGCGCCAGGTTCCACAGCATCATGCGGCGGATCTCGCGTTCGGCGGCGCCGGCGTAGGGCGGCGACACCGACAGGCGGCTGATGCGCGGCATGGCCTTCTGGAAAATGGCGACCGAGGCGGTATGGATGATCTGGCCCACCTGCACGCCCACGGTATAGATGGCAAGCGCGGCGGGGCCCATGAGGCTGCCGACCAGCACCCGGTCCACCGAACCGAAGGCCAGCGCGCTCAGGCTGTTCAGCCACGACCACCGGGAGAACTTGAATGCGTCCATCATGGCGCCGCGGTCACGCACCGGGCGCACCAGCACGCGGCCGTAGGCGCGGGCAAAGACGCGCATCTTCACGCTGCCGGCCAGCAGCAGGCCCACGGCCTGGGCCAGGCCCGTCCAGGTGGGCGACGCGGTCAGCCAGGCCGCCGCGCAGGCCAGCGCCATGGTGCCGGCGCGGCTGAAAACCTCGCACAGCGCGGTGGCGCGGAAATCCTCGCGCCCCTTCAGGCAGCCGGAGAACAGCTGGTCATACTGCTGCGTCAGGTAGATGGCCAGCGCCGGCATGGCCAGCATCGTCACGGCGACGCCGCCGAAGGTGGCCGTTGGCCATCCCAGGCCGACCACCCCCCACAACAGCACGGCCGCCAGGGTCACGACGGCCAGCGCGCAACCGATCAGCGACAGGCTGACGCCCGCCGCGCGATAGGCGCCGCCCGGCTGGTGCATGCTTTCGGACACCAGCTTGGTCGCGGTCACGGCCGCGCCCAGGTTGGCGGCGTTGCCGAACCCGGCCATGGCAATGATCATGGAGTACTGGCCAAAGCCCACCGTCCCCAGCTGGCGGAACAGGATGGGCAGCGCGATCAGGGCCGCGACCGGGCCGATGCCGTACTCCACCAGCCCCCAGAAGGAGGCATTGCCGGCGATGTGTTTCCTTACGAATCCAAGCATCGGGAACCCTGTCTGTCATGCTGGCGCGGCCGTCAGGCCACGGGCAGCGCATGTTGAGTGCGCTCGCGCAGGAAATGCCCATAGGCCAGCGTGATGCCGTGCGTCAGCGAAATCTCCGGCCTCCAGCCCAGCGACTGCACGCGGGACGAATCCATCAGCTTGCGCGGCGTTCCGTCGGGCTTGCCGGTGTCGTAGACGATGTTGCCGCCGTAGCCCACGACGCGCGCCACCAGCCGCGCCAGGTCCGCGATGGAAATGTCCTGGCCGGCGCCGATGTTGTAGATGCCCTCGGCGTCCGGATGCTCCATCAGCATGACGCAGGCCTGCGCCAGATCGTCCACGTACAGGAACTCGCGCAGCGGCGTGCCGGTGCCCCAGATCGTCACGCTTTCCTGGTTGGCCTCGCGGCCTTCATGGAATTTGCGGATCAGGGCGGGCAGCACGTGGCTGCTGTGCAGGTCGTAGTTGTCGTGCGGGCCGTACAGGTTGGTCGGCATGGCGCAGATGAAGCGCGCGCCATACTGGCGCTGGTAGGCCTCGCACAGCTTCAGGCCCGCGATCTTGGCGATGGCGTAGGGCTCGTTGGTGGCTTCCAGCGGACCGGTCAGCAGGGCGTCCTCGCGGATGGGCTGCGGGGCTTCGCGCGGGTAGATGCATGACGAACCCAGAAACAGCAGCTTGCGCACGCCGGCCGCATACGCGGCGCGGATCACATTGCACTGGATCATCAGGTTCTTGTAGAGGAAGTCCACCGGATGCGTCTGGTTGGCCAGGATGCCGCCCACCTTGGCGGCAGCCAGATACACCACGTCGACCGGCGTCGTCGAAAAGAAGCGGTGCACCTGGTTCTGGTTCTCCAGGTCCAGCTCTTCCCGGCTGCGGGTCAGCACGTTGGGGTAGCCGCGGCGGTGCAGTTCGCGGGTGATCGCCGCGCCCACCATGCCGCGGTGGCCGGCGACAAACACGCGTTGGTCCAGGTTCGTCATGTCTGACTACTCCTTGTAGGCGTAGATTTCGTAGCCGTTCTGTTCGACCAGCGCATCGCGCCGCGCGTCCTTCAGATCGCTTTCGACCATTTCCTTGACCAGTTCCGCGAACGTGGTGCGCGGCGACCAGCCGAGCTTCTCCCGCGCCTTGGTGGGATCGCCCAACAGGGTCTCGACCTCCGTGGGACGGAAGTAGCGCGGGTCCACGCGGACGATGACCTGGCCGGGCTTGACGTCGTGGACCGGCGAAAACAGCACGGTCGCCGTTTCTTCCAGGCCTTCGCCTTCCCAGGCCAGCAGGATGCCCAGCTCGCGCGCGGCGGTGTTGATGAACTCGCGCACGCTGTACTGCATGCCGGTCGCGATGACGTAGTCCTCGGGCGTGTCCTGCTGCAGCATCAGCCACTGCATTTCGACGTAGTCCCGGGCGTGGCCCCAGTCGCGCAGCGCGGACAGGTTGCCCAGGTACAGGCATTCCTGCAGCCCCAGCACGATGCGCGCCAGGCCGCGGGTGATCTTGCGGGTGACGAAGGTCTCCCCGCGCTTGGGCGACTCGTGGTTGAACAGGATGCCGTTGCACGCGTACATGCCGTAGGCTTCGCGGTAGTTCACGCTGATCCAGTAGGCGTACAGCTTGGCGGCCGCATAGGGGCTGCGTGGATAGAACGGCGTCGTCTCTTTCTGCGGCGTTTCCTGCACCAGCCCGTACAGCTCGGAGGTGGACGCCTGGTAGAAGCGCGACTTGTTTTCCAGCTTCAGGATGCGGATGGCCTCCAGCAGGCGCAGGGTACCCAGCCCGTCGGCGTTGGCCGTGTATTCCGGTTCCTCGAACGAGACGCCGACATGGCTTTGCGCGGCCAGGTTGTAGATCTCGTCGGGCTGCACCGATTGGACGATGCGGATCAGGCTGCACGAGTCGGTCATGTCGCCGTGGTGCAGCACGAAATTGCGGGGCTGGTCGTGGGGGTCCTGGTACAGATGGTCGATGCGGGCGGTATTGAACAGCGAAGCGCGCCGCTTGATGCCGTGGACCTCATAGCCCTTGGCGAGCAGGAGCTCCGCCAGATAGGCCCCGTCTTGGCCAGTAACGCCGGTAATCAGTGCCCGTTTTGGCATGGTTGTGTCCTTAAGACTTAGTAACTGCACGAAAGGAGCCGATGGCTGCGGTACCAATGTGCAATGAGATTACTGTTGCACCAGCCGCTAAGATATCGGCCAAAAGGTCTAAGAGTTCAGCCTGTCGGTAGGGAAAAAGGGACTGGATTGATTCATCCAGCGCACCCATGGCGGTGGCCGCCAGCATGGCCACCAGCGCGGGGCGCCGGTTGACCGAGACGTAAACCAGCCCGGTCAGCAAGGCGTAGGCGGCCAGGTGCAGCCGCTTGTCGCCAAAGGCGTCCGACATCTCGGCCGCCAGCCCGGGCAGGTTGCCCACCGTCACCAGGACGGCGAAGAACAGCACCGCCACGGGCAGGCAGATCCGGGCCATGCCCGGACGCCAGAAGGGTTCGCGGGGCTCGGGCTCGCGCGCCAGGTGCGTGCGGCTCGGGACCCTAGACACGGCCGTAGATATCCTGGAAGCGGACGATGTCGTCCTCGCCCAGGTAGGCGCCCGACTGCACCTCGATGATCTCCAGCGGGATCTTTCCCGGGTTTTCCAGGCTATGGATTTCGCCCAGCGGGATGTAGGTCGATTGGTTCTCCGTCAGCAGGTATTGCTTATCGCCGTTGTAGATGCGCGCCGTGCCCGATACCACGATCCAGTGCTCGGCACGGTGGTGGTGCATCTGCGAGGACAGGCGCGCTCCCGGTTTGACCGTGATGCGCTTGACCTGGTAGCGGGGGCCCTGGCCCACCGAGTCGTACGAACCCCAGGGCCGCTGCACCTCGCGGTGGTGGTTGAGCTCCGAGCGGTGCTGGGTCTTGAATATCTCGACCAGCCGCTTGACGTCCTGGGAGCGCGACTTGTGCGCGACCAGCACGGCATCGGCCGTTTCGATCACCACGATGTCGTCCAGCCCGACCGAGGCGACCAGCCGGCTGGTGGAATGGATCAGGCAGTTGCGCGAGTCCTCCACCATGACGTCGCCGGTGGTGGAATTGCCTTCCAGGTTCTTCTGGGCGATGCCCCAGACCGCGTCCCATGCGCCGACGTCGCTCCAGGGCGCCGCCAGCGGGATGACCACGGCGCTGTCGGTGCGTTCCATGATGGCGTAGTCCATCGAGTCGCTGGGGCAAGCCTCGAACGACGGTCCGTCCAGGTGGAACAGCGCGTTTTCCCCATGCCCCGTGGCCACGGCGGCCTGCACCTGTTCCAGGATCTTGGGGGCCAGGCGGGCCAGCTCGGACAGGAACACGGACGCCTGGAACGCGAACATGCCGCTGTTCCAGTAGTAGCCGCCGTCCTCGATGAAGCGCTGCGCGACCTCCGGCGACGGCTTTTCGACAAAGCGGCGCACCCGGCGCGCAGGCGCCATGGCGCCGGGCTCCTCGGCCTGGATGTAGCCGTAGCCGCTGAGCGGGGCGGTCGGGGTAATCCCGAATGTCACCAGGGCGCCCTGGCGCGCGGCCTGATACGCCTGGGCAAACGCGGCGCTCAGCACCTCGCCGTCTTCCAGCACATGGTCAGACGGCATGATGAGCATGATGGGGTCTTCGCCGTCCCGCATGGCCCGCAGCGTGGCGGCGGCGATGGCCGGGGCCGTGTTGCGCGCAAACGGTTCCAGGATCACCTCCGCGTCCTTGACGCCCAGCTCCAGCGCCTGCTCCGCGGCGATGTAGCGGTGGGCATCGTTGCACACGAGCGTGGGCCTGGCCTGGGCGCCCGCCGACTCCAGGCGCAGCAAGGTGTTCTGCAGCAGGCTGCGGTCATCGGTCAAACGGATGAACTGCTTCGGCAGCAGTTCGCGCGACAGCGGCCACAGGCGCGAGCCTGATCCGCCGCAAAGAATGACTGCCCGGTACGGGGGAGGGGGATTGCTCATGGCGCTCACTCCTTGAAGTAGGCCTGGGTGTACGGATGCACGCCGGGGTCGGCGGCGATCACTTCCGCGGGCAACCAGCGGTAGCCGTTGTGCTGGACCAGGGGAAGGTTTGCGGTATCCAACGAAAGCTCGGCCTCGTACGCGAGGACGACATAGTGGGTGGAGCGTCCCGCTTCACCCGCGAAATTGGTGCCATAGAAATGCTCGTACACGCCGCGAGGCTTCCATGCCTGCTCGGGCACGGACAGCCCCAGCTCTTCATGGACGATGCGGCGCAGCGCGTCGCGCAGGGACTCGTTTTTCCGGATCCGGCCGCCGGGCACGAACCACGCGCCCTGGGCGGGAGGATTGGCGCGCAGGCCGGTAAGGTAGTGCCCGGCGGCGTCGCGCAGCAGCAGGTCGATCGATACCAGGGGCAGCATCTCCACGGCCTGGCGGAAGTCCGACCGGGCCAGCACGCCACCCCGCGGTGCGGGTGTTTCCCGCAAGGGCCATCCCAACGGCTTAGTAGACATTGCGGCCCGTCCATCCAGATACCGCCGTGCGGGCGATGATCAGCAGGTCCATCCTGAACGTCCAGTGCTGGATGTAGTAGATGTCGTGCTCGACGCGGTCGCTCATCTTGCGCAGCGTGTCGGTCTGACCGCGAAAGCCGTTGACCTGCGCCCAGCCGGTGATGCCCGGCTTGACGCGGTGGCGCATCATGTAGCGCTGCACCAGGTCCTTGTACATTTCGTTGTGCTCCAGCGCGTGGGGCCGCGGTCCGACGACCGACATGTCGCCCATCAGCACATTGAGGAACTGGGGCAGCTCATCGAGGCTGGTCCGGCGCAGGAAGCCGCCGATCCGCGTGATGCGGTTGTCGTTGCGGGTGGCCTGCGTGACCACGCCGTGCTCCTGGTGCACGGTCATGGTGCGGAACTTGTAGACGTGGAACACCTTGCCGTCCACGCCCAGCCGGGGCTGGGTGAAGAAGACGGGGCCGCGCGAGGTCGCCTTGACCAGCAAGGCCACGGTCAGCATCACGGGAGACAGGCCGATCAGCGCGCAGAACGCGAAGCTGCGGTCAAAGACCTCTTTGGTCCAGCCGCGCACGCCGGCGGCCGGCAGGCTGTTGAGCTGGATGGCGGGCAGGCCCAGGAACTCGCCGATGCGGTGCCCCAGCAGCTGAATCGACATCACGTCCGGAATCCAGCGGATATCCACCAGGTCGTTGCGCAGGTGATACAGCACCTCGCGCAACTCCTGGCCGGCTTCCATCGGCAGCACGATCCAGATCTCGCGCACATTGTTCTCATGCACGAAGCCGTGCAGGTTGTCGAGATCATGCAGGCGGCGCACTTGCGGCGGCAGGATTTCATGCGGTTCCGCGTAGATGCCGGCCACTTCATAACCGGCTTCGCGGTACCGCTCGACGCGGCGCCACAGGTCATGGCCCAGGGCGCCAAAACCCACCAGCAGCACACGCTTCTTGTTATGGCCGCGGTCGCGCGCGGCGCCCAGCGCCGCATAGACGGCGATGCGCACGCCGGCCAGCGTCAGCGCCGCCATGCCGAACCAGGTAGCCGCCCATAAGCGGGATACCGCGCCGGCCTGGTGCATGAGAAAACTGACGAATATGCCCAACGCGAAAACGGTGGCCCATGCCGCCAGGCTGCGCACCACCAGATCGGTAAGCAGGCGGCCGCGCCAGGACACGTACAGACGGAAGGCCGGGAAGATGGCGATCACGCCCAGGCCGCACAGATAGATCAGGAACAGATGAATCTGCGGAGGATCCGCCAGCGCATCTTCCGAGAATTTCAAGCCGGTGGCAGTCAGGCCGCAGGTGATCACGATCGCGGCGTCGAGCAAGCGATAGATATAACTTGCCCCGCTGAATCTCGCCGACGTGTCCGTTTGGGACGGGTCCATCGCGCACTCCTGTTCGGGGGGGGCCGCCTTGCGCCAAGCAAAAACTGTGCAGTGCCGCAAAGCATGTGGCTACCGAAGAAATCTTATTGAGTGCGCGGCTTACCCGAAACCTCCAAACGATGTAGGAGAAGGCTTAGGACATCCGTCGAATGTGCGGGGCTAGGAAAAGAGAGTGGAATGTCGCAACCCGTTACGCATCGGGCTCCATTCCAAGCAACGAAGTCATTCACTGTGGATTTGCCATGACTACATTTTTCGGAACGTTGAGCCGAGCCATAGCCGCTATCGCGCTCGTGTCCTCGCTGGGCGCTTGCGCCTTGTCTCCCGGTATGACGTTCAACGCCAACCAGCTCGCGGATCCGCTGGATCCGAACTCCAAGGCGGTCATCAAGGAGATCACGCCATCCCTGGTGCTTGACGACCAGCGCGCGCGCCAGGCGTTGCTCGACAACGAGGGAATCGATCATCTGTTTGGCAAGCCGGGACCCTACCTCATCGGGCCGGGAGACATCCTCTCGATCGTCGTGTGGGATCACCCCGAACTCGTGCTTCCGACGCAAACCTACGCAATTGGGTCTGGTGCAACGGAACTAGCCATCGGGGATACCGCCTCGGGCATTCCGGGCTATACGGTCTCATCCACTGGATACATCCAATTTCCGTATACCGGACTGCTTAAAGTGGCGGGGTTGACGGAACTTCAGGCGCGCAATCTCATAGTCAATAGTTCAGGCAAGTACATACAGGATCCGCAAATCACCGTACGTGTTCTGGGATTTCGCAGCAAGCGCATTTTCGTCGATGGCGCGGTGACCACGCCGGGTACGGTTGCGATCAACGATGTCCCGATGACCCTGTTGGAAGGGATCAACAGGGCCGGCGGCATTTTGCCGACCGGAGACCGTAGTGCGGTCTTTGTGATCCGTGAAGGCAAGCGTACTCGCGTGAACCTGCCTGCGTTGATCGAGCGCGGCCAGGACTTGAATCAGGTGATGCTGAAGCCGGGCGACATTGTGAGAGTCACGCCGCGCGACGACAGCAAGGTATTCGTGATGGGCGAAGTGTTCTTGCCCAGCGCGCCAGTAATGCGTGACGGACGCATGTCGTTGACCGAGGCGCTGGCTTTGGCGGGGGGGCCGAACCAGCTGACGTCGGATCCGTCGCAGATATTTGTCGTACGCAGCACGGAGCAGGCGACGCCGCTGGTGTTCCATCTGAACGCCGGTTCGCCGCAAGCCCTTGCCGTGGCGGAGAAGTTTGAGTTGCAACCCAAAGACGTCGTGTTCGTGGATTCGGCCGGCCTGGTGCGGTGGAACCGCTTCATCAGCAACCTGTTCCCGAGCGCGCAAACAGTACAGACCGTCAAGTCCATCGATTAGTCCGCTTCAAAACCACGCCTTTGGGGGCGCCGCGACCGCGGCGGCGCCTTCTCTTGGAGAGCTGCATGTCGTTGCCCATCGAATCGTTCGAGCCGTCAGTTCCGGCCCGTCAGCAGGAAACCCCGTTGTCGTCGCATGTGGACGCCATTTTTTCCAACCGGTGGATGATCATCGCGATCACCATGATCGCTTTGCTCGGCGCCCTGGCCTATGTGATGGTGACCCCTTCAGTCTATTCGGCTGACATCATCGTCCAGGTGGAGGAGGAAATGCCCAACGGGCAGGCGCGCAGCTTGCTTGGCGATGTGTCCTCGATGTTCGACACGAAGGCGGAAACCTCCGGCGAAATGGAAGTGCTGCGTTCGCGCATGGTCGTCGGCCCCGCCGTCGACAAGTTCCTGCTGTACATCCATGCCAAGCCGCGCTATTTCCCGGTGGTCGGGGAATGGCTGGCGCAGCGCTACGAAAGCCTGCCGTACCCTTCAAGCTTCCCGCGAGGCGGCTACGCCTGGGGCGGAGAAGCCATCGCGATCTCGCAGCTGGACGTGCCCAACGAGTGGCTGGGCAAGCCCCTGCGCCTCACCGCGCTGGGAGAGGGGCGCTACACGCTGAGCGACAAGCTCACCGGCGCCACCTTCACCGGCACGGTCGGCAAGCCCGAGCATTTCCTGTTGCCCGGCGGCGGAGCGATGGACGTGCACGTCGATGCACTGGCCGGCCGCCCCGGCACGGAGTTCACGGTGTCGCGCAGCTCGCGCCTGGCGGCGATCGAGAACGTGCAGTCGCACATGGGGATCTTCGAGCGGGGCCGCGCATCGGGCGTGATCGGCGTCACGCTGGAAGGCAATGACCCCGCGCTGACCACCGCCGTCCTCAACCAGATCGGCCAGGAGTATGTGCAGCAGAACGTCAACCGCAAGTCGGCGCAGGCCGAGAAGTCGCTGGTGTTCCTTGAGCAGCAGCTGCCGCAGCTCAAGGGCGAGCTGGATGCCGCCGAAACCAAGTACAACGCCTTGCGCAACAAGCGCGGCACGATCGACCTGAGTGAAGAAGCCAAGCTCATCCTGGCGCAGTCGGTGGACGCCCAGACCAGGGTGATGGAACTGCGCTCCAAGCGCCAGGAACTGATCACGCGCTTTGCGCCGACGCACCCGAGCATCGTGGGCATCGACCGCCAGATCGCTTCCCTGACGGGCGACGTCAACCGCATCGGCAACAACATCAAGCAACTGCCGGATCTTGAACAGGACGTGGTGCGCCTGGTGCGGGATGTGCGTGTGAACACCGAGCTCTACACGGCGCTGCTCAACAACGCCCAGCAACTGAAGCTGATCCGCGCCGGCAAGGTTGGCAACGTGCGCATCCTGGATGCGGCCGTGCAGCCGGACAAGCCGGTCCGTCCCAAGGCCGCCATCATCATCGGCGTGGCGACGGCGATCGGCCTGATCTTCGCGATC contains the following coding sequences:
- a CDS encoding GNVR domain-containing protein, producing the protein MSLPIESFEPSVPARQQETPLSSHVDAIFSNRWMIIAITMIALLGALAYVMVTPSVYSADIIVQVEEEMPNGQARSLLGDVSSMFDTKAETSGEMEVLRSRMVVGPAVDKFLLYIHAKPRYFPVVGEWLAQRYESLPYPSSFPRGGYAWGGEAIAISQLDVPNEWLGKPLRLTALGEGRYTLSDKLTGATFTGTVGKPEHFLLPGGGAMDVHVDALAGRPGTEFTVSRSSRLAAIENVQSHMGIFERGRASGVIGVTLEGNDPALTTAVLNQIGQEYVQQNVNRKSAQAEKSLVFLEQQLPQLKGELDAAETKYNALRNKRGTIDLSEEAKLILAQSVDAQTRVMELRSKRQELITRFAPTHPSIVGIDRQIASLTGDVNRIGNNIKQLPDLEQDVVRLVRDVRVNTELYTALLNNAQQLKLIRAGKVGNVRILDAAVQPDKPVRPKAAIIIGVATAIGLIFAILCAFVRNALFGGLSEPEDVERHTGLPVLAAIPYSDMQDKLWRRSRRKNATVPALLAQSQGNSPPIESLRSFRNVLQASLRQSANNMVMFTGPVAGVGKSFLSANFAFIQGGVGKRVLLIDADFRKGQLNRYFGVPKEDGLFEVLSGTIPLTRVRKHSVSEGVDFIATGAVTFDPSELLASPVFGETLRELATQYDMVILDTAPVLSSPDAAVVGTHAAAVMVVVRSGMNTVGEIRETAKRLIQAGAPVDGVIFNGLKLLPERFGFRSKYGGYRYSRAAYYGDFKQNGPK